The genome window ATCCTGTCGCGGTGTTTCAGCAGCAGGGTCTCGGCCGTTTCCCGGGCCAGGTCCGGGGACCAGTCCATGTGGGACTTGCGGGCCACGAGATTGATGTCCGGGTGCTTTGCGGCAAAGTCGAGCATTCCCTGGCTCATGGCCTCGGCGTTGGCGTCGCCGGGCCGCCCCATGATCAGGGCCACGTTGCCCTTGACCGCGCCCCTGTGCTTCAGGAGCCATTTTTTCAGGGCCTTGGCCTGGAGTTCGCCCACGGCCCAGCTGTCCTGCATGACCATGACGTCCAGCGGTCCGTTCTGGAGCATGGAGTCGTAGCCCACCACGCGCACGCCGCGCTCATGGGCCAGCTTGACCAGGCTGCCCGCCGTACCCGTTTCCACGGGCTGGAGAACCAGGACCTGGATGCCCTGGTCGAGCATCTTTTCCACCTGGCGCAGCTGCACCAGTTCGTCGTTGCGGCTGGAGTCGAAGAGCACGGTTGCTCCCTTGCCCTCGGCGCGGGCCATGAACAAGGCCTTGTCCGTGCGGTAGCGTTCCTCCTGCATGGTTTTCAGGAGAAAACCGATGCGCAGTTCCTTGGCCTGGGCCGTTGTTGCCAGGCCTGCGGCCAGGATCACGGCGCAGAGCGCCACGGTCATGGTCCTCACGGCTTGGGGGAATGTATGAAGCATGCTTTGCGAACCTCCGCTGGTGTTGATCCCGGGCCCTAGGCGGACTTGCGCTTGTTGAGCACGTCGAACCACACGGCCAGGATGATGATCAGGCCCTTGATGATGAGCTGGTAGAAGGTCTCCACCCCCAGCAGGCTCATGCCGTTGTTCATGATGCCGATGATGAAGGCGCCGATGACCGTGCCCGTGATGGTGCCCACGCCGCCCGAGAAGCTGGTGCCGCCGATGATGACGGCGGAGATGGCGTCGAGCTCGAACATGTTCCCCAGGTTGGGGGAGGCCCCGTTGAGCCGCGAGGCCAGCAGGATGCCCGACAGGGCGGACAGGGTGGTGATGATGGAATAGACGATGAGCTTGACCCGGTAGATGCGGATGCCGGAGAGGCGGGCCGCCTCCTCGTTGCCGCCGATGGCGTAGATGCGCCGGCCGAGCATGGTGTTGTTCAGGATGAAGACCCCCAGGGCGGCGATGACGCCGAAGATGAGCACCGGGTAGGGGATGCCCCGATAGGCCGTGAAGACCCAGAAGGCGAGTCCCAGGCCGGCCACCGCAATGATCGAGGAGGCGACGATCTTCTGGGCCCTGATGGTGACATTGTACTTCTTTTTCTGCTGCACGCCCCGGAAGAGGCTGAGGAAGAAGAAGACGAGGGCGGCCGCTATGAGGATTCCCGAATAGGCCGGGGAGATGAACGAGCCGCCCAGTTCAGGGAACAGAGGGTCGGTGACCGGCACTGAGCTGCCGTTGGAGAGGGTCAATGCCAGGCCCCGGGCAATGGTCATCATGCCCAGGGTGATGATGAACGGCGGGATGTTGTAGTGGGCGACCCAGAAGCCGTTCCACAGGCCGATGAGCACGCCCGCCACGAGCAGGGTGAGCAGGATCGCCGCCCAGACGTTCATGCCCTGCTGCATGAGCAGGGTGACCATGATGGCCGAAAGGCCGACAATGGAACCGACGGAAAGGTCGATGCCGTTGATGATGATGACCATGGTCATGCCCACGGAAATGATGCCGATGATGGTGGTCTGCCGCGCCAGGTTGGTGATGTTGCGCGGGGTGAAGAACGCGTCGTCCATGAAGCCGAAGATGGCGGCCAGGATGACGAGCGCGATGAGCGTTCCGTTTTCCTTGAGGAAGCCCATGATCTGTTGCATGAAATCGGTTTTATGTGCGGTGGTGCTCATTGCTTATTCCCCTTTCTTCTTGCTGCCGGTGCCGTATTCCATGATGAGCTCCTTGGTTGCTTCCGTCTCATCGAGTTCCGCGGCTATCTCCCCTTCGCACATGACCAGGATGCGGTGGCACATGCCCATGATCTCGGGCAGTTCCGAGGAGATCATGATCACGGTGACACCTTCCTCGACCAGCTTGTTGAGGAGGTTGTAGATTTCCACTTTGGCCCCGATGTCGATGCCCCTGGTGGGTTCGTCCAGGATGAGCACCTTGGGGGCCGTGTTCAGCCACTTGGCCACGATGACCTTCTGCTGGTTGCCGCCGCTCAGCGTGTCGATGGCCACGTCCAGGCCGGGCGTCTTGATGTTCAGCTTGCCGATGTAGTCGCGGGCCAGGTTGCGTTCCTTGGCCTTGTTGATGACGCCCCACTGGTGCGCAACGGTCTCCAGGGAGCCGATGGTCATGTTGGTGAGCACGCTCTGGCCCAGCACCAGGCCCAGGGCCTTGCGGTCCTCGGTGACCAGGGCGATGCCGTTCCTGATTGCGTCCTGGGGGCGCTTGATCTTGAGTTTTTTGCCGTGGAGGTGGACCTCGCCGCACACGCCCCTGCGGTATGCGCCGAAGATGCTGGAGACCAGCTCGGAGCGGCCCGAGCCCATGAGCCCGGATATTCCGAGGATCTCGCCCCTGTAGGCGTCGAAGGAAACGTCCTTGATGAGCTGCTTGCCCGGTAGGGTGGGGTGCTTCAGGCAGAGGTTTTTGACCTCCAGTACCTTTTCGCCCCGGTTGGCCTTCATCTTGGGGAACATGTCCTTGATGTCGCGGCCCACCATGCGGTTGATGATCTCGTCCATGGTGATCTCGCTCATGGGGGTGACCTCGCCGATGGTCTTGCCGTCGCGCAGCACGGCCACCCGGTCGGCAATGATCTCCAGCTCGTCCATCTTGTGGGAGATGTAGGTCATGCAGACCCCGTTTTCCTTGAGCTTGCGGATGGTCTTGAACAGGGCGTCCACTTCCTTGTCCGTAAGGGCGGAGGTGGGCTCGTCGAAGACCAGGATCTCCGCGTCCTTGGAAAGGGCCTTGGCTATCTCCACCATCTGCTGCTTGCCCACGGTAAGCTCGCTGACCTTGTCCGTGGGGTTCACTCCCTTGATGTGGAGCTGGTCCAGCAGGTTCTGGGCTTCGGCATAGACGCGGCTCCAGTTGACCACGCCCAGCCGGCTACAGAACTGCCGGTCGAGAAAAATGTTTTCCGCAACGGTCAGCTCGGGGATCAGGTTCAGTTCCTGATAAATGATGGCCACCTTGGCCGCCTCGGCTTCCCGCGTGTTGCGGAACCGGCACCGTTTGCCCTTCACGAAGATGTCCCCTTCGTAGGTGGGGTACGGCCAGACGCCGCTCAGCACCTTCATGAGGGTGGACTTACCGGCTCCGTTCTCGCCCACCAGGGCGAGCACCTCACCGGCGCGGGCCTCGAAATTCACGTCGTCAAGAGCCCGGACCCCAGGGAAATCCTTGACGATATTCTTCATTTCCAAAACGACTTCGCCCATGGCGATCACCTGTGCTGTTTGCATTTTACTCCGGGAGGGCCGTCCCCAAACGGCCCTCCCGTATCATTAACGGTCCTTGTCAGCGGGAGAGACGATTTTACTGACCGTAGACCTGCGCCTTGGTGTAGAAACCTTCGGCAATGATGGTGCTGTCGATGTTGTCCTTGGTGACAGGCACCACCGGGGTGACCACTGTGGGCACGTCCACGAAACCGTTGTTGATGTTCTTGTCGGCCTTGATTTCCTCACCCTTGGCGACCTTGACGGCCATTTCGGCGGCGGTCTCGGCCAGCGGGTTGATCTTCTTCCAGATTTCCACGGCCTGCTTGCCCTGGGCCACGTACTGGATGTTCACCAGGTCGGCGTCGGAACCGGCCACGAAGACCTTGTTCACGTCGGCCAGGCCCTGTGCGTCCAGGGCGGAGATGACGCCGCGGGCCATGCCGCTGTTGTTGCAGATGAAGGCGTCGATGTTGTTCTGGTACTTGGTGAGCACGTTTTCAGCGGTGGCCATGGCCTTGTCCGGGGACCAGCCTTCGTGGGACTGCTTGGCGACCAGCTTCAGGCCTGGGTTCTGCTCGATGATTTCCAGTGCGCCGGAGGACATGGCCGCGGCGTTGGAGTCGCCGGGCTGGCCCATGATCAGGGCCACGTTGCCTTCAACCTTGCCCTTCTTGGCCTTGAGCCATTCCACCATGGCTTCGCCCTGGAGCTTGCCCACGGCCCAGCTGTCCTGCATGACCATGTAGTCCAGGGGACCGTTCACCAGCAGGGAGTCGTAGCCGATGACCTTGACGCCCTCGTCGTTGGCGGCCTTGACCATGGCGCCGGCCGTGCCGGTGTTCACGGGCTGGAGCACGATGACCTGACAGCCCTTGGCCAGCAGGTTCTCGAACTTCATGAGCTGGGTCTGCTCGTCGTTGTTGGCGGAGTCGAAGTAGACCTTGGCACCCATGTCCTCGGCCTTCTTGATGAAGGCGGCCTTGTCGCGCTGGTAGCGTTCTTCCTGCATGGTCTTGAGCAGGAATCCGACCTTGAGGGTCTTGGCGGCAGCGGGGCCCGCCAGGGACAGGACGAGCAGGCCTGCCACGGCCATGGTGAAGAGTTTCGTCAGTGTACGTTGCATCGTAGAACCTCCGGAAACATGTTTTGGTTTAGCGATTGAAAAATATCTCGCCAGAATAACTCCCATTCTTGAAGGAGTCAGCACACCCGTAATATTTATTCTTGTTATAAAAACAGGTTAAGAGAAAGGACTCTTTCAAGATTGGGCCTAGTATTCTCCTGCTGCAATTTTTTTGTCAACATTTAATTTAATATTTAAACAAATTGATTGAGCGATCAAGCCGAAAGCAGCCTCTTTTCTTGGCGTTTCAGTGGCGATTCCGTGAATTTCTCCTGTTTCGGGCAGGCTTGCCTCGGTTATTTGTTTATGTCATAAATTAATTTACCGGGCAGATATGCTAGCCTATGTAACTACGGGGGACCCGCAAGGGTTGCCATTATTTATTTGCCGCCAGAGAGGGATTTTTCAGAATGGCTATACGACCGGAACCGCTCAAGACCCTGAACCAGTATCAGATACTGAACACCATCCGCATCGCGGGGAGCATCTCGCGCATCGAGATCGCCCAGATCGTGGGCCACAGCAGGGCCACGGTGACCAACATCACGGCCAAGATGATCGCCAGCGGGCTCATCTATGAAAAGGAAGTGGAGGGCACCGCAGCGCGGGGGCGCAACCGCATCCTGCTGGCCATCAATCCGGACGCGGCCTATGTGGTGGGCGTGAAGGTCTCGGCGTTCCGCATCGGCTGCGTGGTCACGGACATTCTGGCCAACGTCAAGAGCTCGGTGGTTATGCCCGTGCGCACCAGCGAGCGACCGGCCGAGTTTGTGGCCGACCTCATCGAGGAGGCCATCCGCCATTGCGTGCTCGAGGCCGGGCTTTCCCTCAAGCAGGTCTCGGGCATCGGCATCGGCGTCCCGGGGCTGGTGGACAGCCGCGAGGGCGTCAGCTACTGGAGCCCGCTGTACCGCCGGGGCGACATCACCCTGCGCGATCTCATCCAGGACCGCTTTGGAATTTCCACCTACGTGGACAACGACTCCAACACCGTGGCCCTTTCCCAGCTC of Salidesulfovibrio onnuriiensis contains these proteins:
- a CDS encoding substrate-binding domain-containing protein, producing the protein MLHTFPQAVRTMTVALCAVILAAGLATTAQAKELRIGFLLKTMQEERYRTDKALFMARAEGKGATVLFDSSRNDELVQLRQVEKMLDQGIQVLVLQPVETGTAGSLVKLAHERGVRVVGYDSMLQNGPLDVMVMQDSWAVGELQAKALKKWLLKHRGAVKGNVALIMGRPGDANAEAMSQGMLDFAAKHPDINLVARKSHMDWSPDLARETAETLLLKHRDRIDAFICNNSGLASGVMGALHEQDLDSVDKVFVAGSDADLRNIRMVAQGRQAFEVWKKIKPLAYRAADIAVAMAEQPEKTVKELAPDARAVDNGFAEIPTIITPVVGVDRENLDATVIADGHFTHEEVYGK
- a CDS encoding sugar ABC transporter permease: MSTTAHKTDFMQQIMGFLKENGTLIALVILAAIFGFMDDAFFTPRNITNLARQTTIIGIISVGMTMVIIINGIDLSVGSIVGLSAIMVTLLMQQGMNVWAAILLTLLVAGVLIGLWNGFWVAHYNIPPFIITLGMMTIARGLALTLSNGSSVPVTDPLFPELGGSFISPAYSGILIAAALVFFFLSLFRGVQQKKKYNVTIRAQKIVASSIIAVAGLGLAFWVFTAYRGIPYPVLIFGVIAALGVFILNNTMLGRRIYAIGGNEEAARLSGIRIYRVKLIVYSIITTLSALSGILLASRLNGASPNLGNMFELDAISAVIIGGTSFSGGVGTITGTVIGAFIIGIMNNGMSLLGVETFYQLIIKGLIIILAVWFDVLNKRKSA
- a CDS encoding sugar ABC transporter ATP-binding protein, with the protein product MQTAQVIAMGEVVLEMKNIVKDFPGVRALDDVNFEARAGEVLALVGENGAGKSTLMKVLSGVWPYPTYEGDIFVKGKRCRFRNTREAEAAKVAIIYQELNLIPELTVAENIFLDRQFCSRLGVVNWSRVYAEAQNLLDQLHIKGVNPTDKVSELTVGKQQMVEIAKALSKDAEILVFDEPTSALTDKEVDALFKTIRKLKENGVCMTYISHKMDELEIIADRVAVLRDGKTIGEVTPMSEITMDEIINRMVGRDIKDMFPKMKANRGEKVLEVKNLCLKHPTLPGKQLIKDVSFDAYRGEILGISGLMGSGRSELVSSIFGAYRRGVCGEVHLHGKKLKIKRPQDAIRNGIALVTEDRKALGLVLGQSVLTNMTIGSLETVAHQWGVINKAKERNLARDYIGKLNIKTPGLDVAIDTLSGGNQQKVIVAKWLNTAPKVLILDEPTRGIDIGAKVEIYNLLNKLVEEGVTVIMISSELPEIMGMCHRILVMCEGEIAAELDETEATKELIMEYGTGSKKKGE
- a CDS encoding sugar ABC transporter substrate-binding protein — translated: MQRTLTKLFTMAVAGLLVLSLAGPAAAKTLKVGFLLKTMQEERYQRDKAAFIKKAEDMGAKVYFDSANNDEQTQLMKFENLLAKGCQVIVLQPVNTGTAGAMVKAANDEGVKVIGYDSLLVNGPLDYMVMQDSWAVGKLQGEAMVEWLKAKKGKVEGNVALIMGQPGDSNAAAMSSGALEIIEQNPGLKLVAKQSHEGWSPDKAMATAENVLTKYQNNIDAFICNNSGMARGVISALDAQGLADVNKVFVAGSDADLVNIQYVAQGKQAVEIWKKINPLAETAAEMAVKVAKGEEIKADKNINNGFVDVPTVVTPVVPVTKDNIDSTIIAEGFYTKAQVYGQ